The Nematostella vectensis chromosome 11, jaNemVect1.1, whole genome shotgun sequence nucleotide sequence AGCGCATGCGTAGTATAATGCTGTAAGCAAGATGGCCGCCTCTGTGAGAAACGCGCTGCGAACTGCAAATAAGATAAATGATGCTCTTCTGCCTCAGTTTGAAAACTTGAAACAGCGAAAGATAGGTAGAAGTGCTTTTGCAGTTTATGTCGACTACAAGGCAGTCTTTGTGGATTTTTTCAAAGGCGCTCGAAGCAAGCCTTTGCGGACAAGTCTTGGCCTAGGTCTTCTTGGTTTTGGGTATGTCGTGTATTTAAACAACCCTGACGATGATTCCTACAACGATACACTACTCGACAACGCTAACGAACTTCTACAAGTGGGAGAGCGAATTAGAAATCCTTCATCGGATGTGTATACACAGGAAATGCTACAGCTTTTTTATCAAGGAAAACTACGAAGGCAAAGTTTTGGGCTTTTTTCGTTGATGATGCAAACAGAATTCGGTAAAGATTGTGACTTGTACGAGCAACACTGCTATTACACGAAGACACGCTGGGTGGATTTGTGGAAATATGTAAGGGACTTTGGTATTTTGGGGCACTGGTACAAACTAGAGACAGCAATGATTGACTATGATGTAAACCAAGAGGACCTAGATGGTTTGGTGGATGATTTGACCGAACAGAACACTTTATCTAAGAAGATAATGAGATACGGCAAATACTGCATGGACAGTTTTCTGCAATGGGGGTATGGTTTAATATACAGCCAAGACCCACAACAGTCAGCTTCTTTTTAAATTGCAAAATGGAATATTCTTTAGGCTGCAGAATAAATATTAAACAGAGAGTTCTATGATACCACTCAAAATGTCTGCAAATATTAAATCATCCTATGTCTTGACAGTGCTTAGCTTTTGTCAAAACACAAATTGGAATACCAGTCTTGATGCATTTGCTTTGATTACATGATAATAATTTTAATCTCAATTCTTGAAAAATATTGTggttttttaaattataaattCAGTACGGTAGGATGGTCATTATTCTTTAGTATCATTTCTTAAAAAGTTAGTTAACATTGAAAGCAATTGATGATAGTGTAACCAGGGggtgcacccctcccctcctccgCCAGAGACTGGGTACTTTccttttaacacattgacccctcaaccggcctgtaccgacTTTGAGACGTACTGTACCTACAACCCCAAAAATTCAtagatgcaaaataaacacaacaagatgaagatactcaggcatcagtctaagggataaatggtcttgcagatatgcatccaaccaaagtgttggcatctactctaagccaaataatagcacaggttctttgacaaatttcaaagcgaacaagaaaaaaaaagcagaatcacccctctcaataaaacgctcaaaatacaacacaagagagagagatcagcaaacacagctcaagacacaaatagatacctttattctgatcctccaagtttatttccatggcctcaacacaatgtccactccttgaaggcctGTAAAACCGCTTGGATGCCTTTacagattgcaaagcattctgggagatccagggaaaaattcacgaggggagggccagtcaacattCCTCTCCTcaaagtcagatgtttttttataagtcttttcaccccgaagccaaacaaatcaattccaggtcatttagacccagaatagcagtgtaaacaattttggaatcaatttggttccaaaaaagacagcatttaggagagctgtggtgattcattagaaaattattttctcaaccaggcaaagccaaagaagaaaatatcaccatgaatccacctttgcttgcaaatatccataagcaaagcactcaattatgccccaatagacttcatgatgtcctgagacactctcctcattgctcatagctgtatttttgatgaaaaatacaagtagccatcaacttgtgctggcttcagcacatcgacgagggattaaaagtggggaccgcaaagcactgttggaaagctaggataccgctgactaggtgcagctgtgtttgactttgacgggctgtataaaactcagaataggggggaggtatctgtttttagtctgttttttgtaaatttagctcaaaaatagccaggagtcaatcgGTTAAtccaccacccctagattttaatcaaaataactaggcctttttagacttgtgctgtgagaTACACCAGTTGATTGGATCACacatatgccatttctagcaagtgaatatccttaatctaaaaaaatagaattttttttacttgacatgactggactcattgatagagatgatatgcatagcttttttagaaaaaaaaatgccctaaaaaacatcagattcaggcaagattttgtgataagattactttgacggtgaatatacaggaaaagtatcaaaagtgggttgacaccgctgctttgaatttataaaagcaaatatttttatagaatttgggctccctgtggtttccccaaatattttaacataaaaattatctgttagaatatcagctCTAACTTAATGGAGGCTTGTTTGtctatcaagcagaatttgcctacactgttttatgcacctaagcttgccaaaaaggcattgttcccaggcagtgaggcaagcataATTTTTTAGGGTGTGTAGAGGATTGtaaaatactatccttttttcATATATGTCATATAACTTTGCCccgccacccccccccccccccccaccaccagcAAATTCCTTGCAAGTGCGAGTGGGCACATTCTGTATGCGGCACATTCATATGTCAGTCAACACATGAAAATGTGCGACGTCAATTGGGCATGCATATactgaggctcagatagcaacaaaaatttgttttattagtGGGatatattaattataataacaaCCATGGGTGTTATTTGTAGTGATCATTATTTTGTTCAATCATATTCCAGTACTTTATTgggtattattttttatacattgaaattaagaacatttttaGCCTGAGTCCCAGTCCCTTTTATCCTTCCCTATGAAGTATATACCAGGACGATAaaagagttttatttttcctctccgacctttaaaaaataaaatcgcctgatactcggGCGGCCCTTAAATGCTCCGAAAATAAGAATgacccagcctcaactgaaaatttaCAATTTAGTTGTTAAAAATTTGATGTGTACAAATGTATACAGCAAAACTCGCTAACTTTGAAACAAGATAAATTGCGAGAAAGTTCTAGTCATATCTTAATATAAAAAACACGAACATTGTTACTTTATATGTGTGATGGAACTCACTCAAAAAAAAGGTTCATAAGTAATTAGATTTAAAATCCAGCTAACTTGAGTTCGGATAGCTCAAACTGTCTTTTTCCCTTGAATCAAGTTAACAGGGGTGGGTCTAGCTGGGCCTGACCCTATAACAAGAAATATGCTCGCTTTAGccccctttttggaatttctgCGTCCGCTCCTAGTTAATGGTGTTCTGCTCTACACTAAGTAGCGAATAGCGGCTTAAAGAGCCATACTCGGccacctttgttattgctttcattcaattttgaaagacaGATCTTGAAAAGTCTCTAGATAACCATCTGAAAGCAAAGTTTTGTActtcatttaccaaattcaatcgaaaatatcgcagtCACTCCCAGATAAGCCGattgaaatggatgctttttcacatttGGTATTCctctaggatgacaaaatggcgaatggcagaGACTTTTTAATCGCGCTCCGTATTATCAGCTTCAATTAGCTGCTTTAGGTGTCATTGCGGTGGTTGAATACGAGGAGTTCTCACGGTCCCAGCTTCCACCCAATCTTGCGCTTCTCGAACGAAACAGTCGGGTCATCTCGATCTTTATGTCCTTCTTGAGGAGCGCGTACACGATTGGGTTTATAGCAGAATTGATGTGCAAAAATGTCTGCGGTATGTGTAAGGGTATGTTCTTACATACATTGTACACGGTGCACATGCTGTCGTAAATGGGAACGACCCAGCAGATGGCAAACAGGATGATGACAGCGCCTATGACGCCAACTGATCCCTCGCGGTTACGCCTTTCTCTGCGTTCTTTACGGTTGACATTGCCATTGATATTGCTATTGTTGTCGTTATAACGAAGCTGGTTCTGGGTCTGGCTTGTCTGCTTGGAGATGCGCCGCGCTATCACGAAGATCCGGGCGTACACGAGAAGCATTAGGCAGATGGGGAGAATAACAAACACTAGGATCTGAATAGGGTCGAAGATTTTCCTCGCGAGCGGCGCTAAAACAGGGTTATACGACCATATCAGAGGAATAAACGCGATAAGGAATGGTACTCCCCAGGTGACTATTAGAATCCACACAACGGCCTTGTTGGTCATGTACATGAAGTACCTCAAAGGAATGACAATAGAGATATATCTGTCCAGAGTCATAGAGCATACGTTAGCAACAGACGCAAATAAGAACGTGTTGAAAACAGCGTAGGTGGCGGCCCAGTCACATTGAAACCCGCTCTGGGCGACCGTTTTGCACGTGAAGGTTGCTGGAATGATGAATAGCCCAGTGGCGATATCGGAGACGGCCAGGGAGAAGATGAAGTAGTTGTTCGTGATGTGCAGGCGTCGCCGAGTAATGATAAGATACATGACTGTCCCATTCCCAACGAAGATGACGCCCGCGAGCATCCAGCTCAGCACCACATACCATAAAGGGTCGCTAGGCAACGTGGGGCTACTTGTACCATTGAGACTGGCGTTCATTTCTAGAAGCGAGACAGTGATGTCAATGAAGACACATATCAGGCATGTATCTAGCACTGGTTGAGGAAGTGCGTAATATGGCATCATATGGAAAAGGTATATTAGTGGCTTagcacttttttttgttatctttttATCCTTTAAATCAAGTGCACTGCCAGTCTTAAGATCCTTACGGATCCCTGGCCACCTTCGCCGCCTATAATACCTTGGCGCCCCCTAGAAATAAGCGCAAGCTTTAATAGGGTCTAACATTTAAGCATTTAAGCATTTAAGTagaagcaccaaacttggcacaACATATGTTCCTTAGGTCAAGTAAATAACTTTTTCAGGGGGGTGCCAAAAATCTGAGACTCAGGGGGGAGGAAAAACAGTGATTTCTCTATTAGTAATGACATAAGAGCAACCATAAACAGCTAAATAATACGTATTACATGTTTATATAGTGTAACGATCTGTTTTTCaggattttattttcatttaaactagaaaaaaatagcATTTAAAAAACACACCTACAATTACACtaactcccccctccccccccctaagTCTCAGATTTTTGGCACCCCCTTGAAAAAGTTATTTACTTGACCTAAGGAACATAtgtgccaagtttggtgcttctACTAAAAAGTGCACGAAACAGCATTTTTTTGCGCTAAGCCACCTACTATATTACACTTTTGTAACACCATTGTCATCTGATCTGTCCCCCCCCACCTGTCATCTAGTATCTGTGTGCCCCTTGTGATCATAAAATAAGTTCTAATTTTCATATGAAGATATGATTACAATGATTGGTGGAGTGATGTAGATAAATTGATTGGCCTCCTATGATCAACgtaattatttcatttatcAACATCATGTTAAATTGATATGTTtcgtataaaaaaaagtaatttgaTATTACAGTAAAATGTATTCAATTTTCAAACAAGTTAATCATTGAGTACCTCTTTCAAATTTTAGGCTAAATAGGTTCATTATCTGCGGGTGTTTACCGTATTTCGGTATGGTGACAGCTGATCCGGGCGTtcgaaatgatttttttttttttttgaaatttcCATTGCTTATTAGTTTTAGTGTAAcgttaattaaataaataaaaatctgTAACAGTATCTTCCTTCTTCCCCGTTAATCCCCGTCGAATCCCCGCTCACAGAAACTGCTTTTAAATTCCCGTCAAGTACATTTAGAGTTCGAATCTAGGGCTCTGCTATATCAAATATATCGTACTTCGAGATAAGGCGCTATTTCCAGCCGACGTCGGGGGCTCACAGAAACGACTGGTTATCGACCCTAAACTTAGGGACAGTCCATATAATACATTCTGACATTTCTGGTcatgaaaatgaaataaaaatgaaatcaaGCAAGccagagagagaaagagagagagagagaaaaacgCTAACTTGGTCACGAAAACaatatatcatgcaaaaacaAAGTGTTTACCTATCAAATGGTAAAtccttttagttttttttatctacaaAAGCACTGTGTTTAGCCAAGAGACTATGAtgtcatggtctcttggtttaGCCAATTGCAAATAGATAATACTTTACAATTAAGCAAAGGGAACTGCACCGCGTTTTCGAGTAGCTTGCAGAGCTGTTAGTTTTGAACACAGGCGGACCAGGATTAGAATCAGTTCCTCGTGATCCttcgggaaaataaaatataatttgaagttgtgtcttgactgtttccTCAATAAAGCTAGTTACATTACTATATTAGCCTTATAGTAATGTACTAGCTTTATTGAggaaacagtcaagacacaacttcaaattatattttattttccccaAGGGTCACGAGGGATTGATTCTAATCCTGGTCCGCTTGGGGTTTggaagaaaagaaacaaaaagtaTGCGTGGACAAGGTGAAAAACGCATAGTTGATCATACCATTTACAAATCGCACCGTAAATATACAAAAAGCAGCAAAAACAAGTATGAAGAGAAATTGGAAACCATTCAATCCGTCTAAGTTATATTGACTGTTTTTCATTGTCAAAGGTATTCTCATCTCATTattacaatacaccaaaaactggaattcgactctgccaaatttccgtctttaataagacttcgtCAGGGCTGCCCTGAATTTTTAaaaacgaaaatttggcagagtcgaattccagtttttggtgtattgtattcattcttctgcttcaagaacacgactatttgggcgtTTTGTATTTACCCATCTTATTATTAAATGCTTTGGTAACctatgtactgtactgtactttGATATTCGGAATATGAGAGGAGCTTCAAACTAAGCATAAAATCTCCCGTTCATAGCACGAGGCAGTCGCAACATACCTGCGCACAGAATTGAATGAAAAGACGACTAGCGAGGTATTCGATCTCTCTCAGCTGAATTCCAAAACAGAATCGAAGTACGACAACGTTCCTCGGAAGTCAAGATGCTTGATTTTTACGCTTATTTTTTCAGCCTCTCGTATGTTCTGTTCGGTCAGCCTCTTGAGAAACAAGTGGGATAATGTCCCTCATCGGAATACCTCATGCGCTTGTAAATCCTGATATTCTAATATTATCATAAATGGTCCGATGGCCTTGATTGAAAATCAGTTAAATTATCAATGTACCTTTCTCCGTCTCCAAGGTccccaaagcttgtgtctaTGATTGCTATAAAGCCTACCAATGGTTGTTGATCATCTCCGGTTTGAGTGCTTTCAGTGGCTTGATGTAGCTGTGAAGGAGGATTTTATAAACATGTAAGTTGATCTTGCTAGTTCGTTTAAATCTTTAGTTAATGTAGTCCACAGGAAATACACTTGTATTGACATACTGTAGGTCGCAGTATTGGTTTTGTTGATCCAGTAGGAAAGAAATTTAAAGCAATTTTAGTAAAAATATTCAGATAGAAAATAGTAAAGGTGTTTTCCGTTGGTTATATGTGTTTATGTATAACAATGCATATTAATAGAGCAGTAGGATTACCAAGTCATTGTGTATTACTCGCCGTGTAATAAATGTTTCTTTACttaaaataagcaaaacattatcaTAATAATACAGTCATTAAGTTTTGAATTAAGGTTATTGAAGTTTTCCGATTTCTATTCAAGAAAGCTTTTGctgtaaaaaatataattggtTTAAGGAAAGAACAATATCATCTTTCCTACTGAAGCCAAACACTTGTTAGGAACATATGATTGACACAACGTAAACACCTTTACATTTCGTTGTCAACAGATCTGTTGGAGACATCTTACAAATATATCTTGTTTCTTTGTTAATCTGGCTTTTCCCATGcccaataaatatttttacctATGCATGCGGTAAAgacatgaaataaaaattgagGGATCAAGCATATAATCCTTAGATACGATACCGTCGATCCAAAAAAG carries:
- the LOC5505774 gene encoding adenosine receptor A3, which encodes MNASLNGTSSPTLPSDPLWYVVLSWMLAGVIFVGNGTVMYLIITRRRLHITNNYFIFSLAVSDIATGLFIIPATFTCKTVAQSGFQCDWAATYAVFNTFLFASVANVCSMTLDRYISIVIPLRYFMYMTNKAVVWILIVTWGVPFLIAFIPLIWSYNPVLAPLARKIFDPIQILVFVILPICLMLLVYARIFVIARRISKQTSQTQNQLRYNDNNSNINGNVNRKERRERRNREGSVGVIGAVIILFAICWVVPIYDSMCTVYNVCKNIPLHIPQTFLHINSAINPIVYALLKKDIKIEMTRLFRSRSARLGGSWDRENSSYSTTAMTPKAAN
- the LOC5505773 gene encoding mitochondrial import inner membrane translocase subunit Tim29, which codes for MAASVRNALRTANKINDALLPQFENLKQRKIGRSAFAVYVDYKAVFVDFFKGARSKPLRTSLGLGLLGFGYVVYLNNPDDDSYNDTLLDNANELLQVGERIRNPSSDVYTQEMLQLFYQGKLRRQSFGLFSLMMQTEFGKDCDLYEQHCYYTKTRWVDLWKYVRDFGILGHWYKLETAMIDYDVNQEDLDGLVDDLTEQNTLSKKIMRYGKYCMDSFLQWGYGLIYSQDPQQSASF